The Chryseobacterium aureum genome contains a region encoding:
- a CDS encoding AAA family ATPase, with product MQLKQSQRQQVKLRLGLSGASGFGKTKSALLLAYGMTQDWSKIAVIDTENSSASLYSDLGNYNVLDLQAPYSPERYIQAIELCEGSGISVIIIDSASHEWNGTGGCLDIHEKLGGRFQDWANVTPRHQAFINKILQSNCHIITTTRRKIDYSLDIGSNGRTQVVKHGTKEITRDGFEYELTINFELINENHLAKASKDRTGLFMNKPEFIITSDTGKMILEWCNSGSQTNPSQIFIPSSTGRNSMPKIDPKDAFECHDNENGFIPSQDLSNTSEQEVFESIGKCNSIQELYALYKAFPQFQASLKVDFEAKKSLITNLTNPQNFSLNGHSKFQ from the coding sequence ATGCAATTAAAACAATCACAAAGACAACAAGTCAAGTTAAGACTTGGCTTGTCTGGAGCTAGTGGATTTGGAAAGACCAAATCAGCATTATTATTAGCCTATGGAATGACACAAGATTGGAGTAAAATAGCTGTAATAGACACAGAAAATTCTTCTGCTTCCTTGTATTCAGACTTGGGAAACTATAATGTATTGGATCTACAAGCTCCCTATTCACCTGAAAGGTACATTCAGGCTATTGAGCTGTGCGAAGGTTCAGGCATTTCAGTTATAATCATTGATTCAGCTAGCCATGAGTGGAATGGTACAGGTGGATGCCTTGATATTCATGAGAAGCTAGGAGGAAGGTTTCAAGATTGGGCTAATGTAACTCCAAGACATCAAGCTTTTATTAATAAGATTCTACAGTCTAATTGTCATATCATTACAACAACAAGAAGGAAAATAGATTATTCTCTTGATATTGGAAGTAATGGTAGGACCCAGGTAGTAAAGCACGGGACTAAGGAAATCACAAGAGATGGCTTTGAATATGAGTTAACTATCAACTTTGAGCTCATTAATGAGAATCATCTGGCTAAAGCTTCAAAAGATAGAACAGGATTATTTATGAATAAACCTGAGTTTATTATTACATCTGATACAGGAAAAATGATTTTAGAATGGTGTAATTCAGGCTCACAAACCAATCCTTCTCAAATCTTTATACCTAGTTCTACAGGAAGAAACTCCATGCCTAAAATAGACCCAAAGGATGCTTTTGAATGTCATGATAACGAAAATGGATTTATTCCAAGTCAGGATTTATCAAACACTTCTGAGCAAGAGGTATTTGAATCCATTGGGAAATGTAACTCCATTCAAGAACTATATGCTCTTTACAAAGCATTTCCTCAGTTTCAAGCTAGTTTAAAGGTAGACTTTGAAGCTAAAAAATCATTAATTACTAATCTAACCAACCCTCAAAACTTTTCACTAAATGGACACTCAAAGTTTCAGTAA
- a CDS encoding DEAD/DEAH box helicase family protein, with amino-acid sequence MSEDRLVNNYFNDFPIDFFTFKEEDFNNSLSSDVFTFEKQPLEIQDGFIGNSLYNKINFSEKETTVVNCAVGQGKTSAILHSIKEYLNTEDSINTYFIIAVPLVSLVTQYKRDLLELGFEENQIYSYESISDNIPESGEDYIDVNCKVHLVTVNTLLGNAGEHAILQSARKYNYIKAFSHELSSTGKQLIIIYDEIHEAIRNFTPTGIAYLSHFSGVISKNILLSATYNIQSIPVIKLLANQTDDKIRVLESERKVVREQSQLFLHYHNQYGVKNHKAITEIIRSLVIRNKNIDVLCYSKKLCKALLNTDKEPGRMLSQKFGTLRDCTSSIEGNQGDNDENLNRNRFDNSFCNIGTNFKSGVNITKTNHAFVVVLPPASARGTYANYSSIYSEGINAVIQAIARQRTTGEIHIILPRPIMMDYESLPTDMNTVQKEKFIQTFNKICIPISTVPSTNNVRILPTKYISFSEHIEVGKRWWENQQERFRIPLLLKPDLKLPDFDSFILTYGEKCTSRESFLGRDLSSFVTYAAFTNQFFNTKLHSYYAPSDVNYDNIEEILTETYSDIEEDENISSKFYLLESSLDLSRADDSLKRSLRQQTLNFVLDNETNISTITSEDIKPAIRFIISYFNNFMNESPNELETQIIHFRSLVDHNIIIRTNTSYYKPHDMSQIFSGQASSIKNIIEQLKEIYPLGEDFANFFDSYNTLSDEALEDRFYEFIIKTKCKAESHQLMINGIRKNHHKVIRIF; translated from the coding sequence TAAATAATTACTTTAATGATTTTCCAATAGATTTTTTCACTTTCAAGGAGGAAGATTTTAACAATAGTCTAAGTTCAGATGTATTTACTTTTGAAAAACAACCTTTAGAAATCCAAGATGGCTTTATTGGAAACTCTTTATATAATAAAATCAATTTTTCTGAAAAAGAAACAACTGTTGTCAATTGTGCTGTAGGACAAGGAAAAACTTCTGCAATCTTACATTCCATAAAAGAGTATTTAAATACAGAAGATAGTATCAATACTTATTTCATTATTGCTGTACCATTAGTGAGTTTAGTGACCCAATACAAAAGGGATTTATTAGAACTAGGTTTTGAGGAAAATCAGATTTATAGTTACGAAAGTATTTCAGATAATATCCCTGAAAGTGGTGAAGATTATATTGATGTCAACTGTAAAGTTCACCTTGTTACAGTTAATACCTTATTAGGTAATGCTGGAGAACATGCAATACTTCAATCTGCCAGAAAGTATAACTACATTAAAGCCTTTTCCCATGAGCTAAGTTCTACAGGAAAACAATTAATTATTATTTATGATGAAATTCATGAAGCTATTAGAAACTTTACACCAACAGGTATTGCATATCTTTCTCATTTTTCAGGTGTTATAAGCAAGAATATTTTACTTAGTGCAACTTATAATATTCAATCAATCCCTGTGATTAAGCTATTAGCTAATCAGACTGATGACAAAATAAGAGTGTTGGAGTCTGAAAGAAAGGTTGTAAGAGAGCAAAGTCAATTGTTTTTACATTATCATAACCAATATGGAGTTAAGAATCATAAGGCTATTACAGAGATTATTCGTAGCCTTGTAATTAGAAATAAAAACATTGATGTTCTTTGTTATTCTAAAAAACTTTGCAAAGCCTTACTCAATACAGATAAGGAGCCGGGGAGAATGCTTTCTCAAAAATTTGGAACACTAAGAGACTGCACCTCCTCAATTGAAGGAAATCAAGGTGATAATGATGAAAATCTAAATAGAAACAGGTTTGATAATAGCTTCTGTAATATTGGAACAAACTTTAAATCTGGGGTAAATATTACTAAAACAAACCATGCCTTTGTTGTTGTCTTACCTCCTGCTAGTGCTAGAGGAACTTATGCCAATTATAGTAGTATCTATTCTGAGGGGATTAATGCTGTGATTCAAGCTATTGCCAGACAACGAACTACTGGAGAAATACATATAATTTTACCCAGACCTATTATGATGGATTATGAAAGCTTACCTACGGACATGAATACTGTACAGAAAGAAAAGTTCATACAAACTTTTAATAAAATCTGTATTCCTATTTCTACTGTTCCTTCTACGAATAATGTAAGAATTTTACCAACAAAATATATCTCATTCTCTGAGCATATTGAAGTGGGAAAAAGATGGTGGGAAAACCAGCAAGAAAGATTTAGAATACCTTTATTATTAAAACCAGATTTAAAACTGCCAGACTTTGATAGCTTCATTCTAACATATGGGGAAAAATGTACTTCGAGAGAAAGTTTTTTAGGAAGAGACCTATCTTCTTTTGTTACTTATGCAGCTTTCACAAATCAGTTTTTTAACACTAAACTTCATTCATATTATGCTCCTTCTGATGTTAACTATGACAATATAGAGGAAATTCTCACAGAGACATATTCAGATATTGAAGAAGATGAAAATATCAGTAGTAAATTCTACTTATTAGAATCTTCACTTGACTTATCCAGAGCTGATGATAGTTTAAAAAGGAGTTTAAGACAACAAACCCTAAACTTTGTATTAGATAATGAAACTAATATCTCAACAATAACCTCAGAAGATATAAAGCCTGCAATAAGGTTTATTATTTCATACTTCAATAACTTCATGAATGAATCTCCAAATGAGCTAGAAACTCAGATCATTCATTTTAGAAGCCTTGTAGATCATAATATTATCATTAGAACCAACACTTCATATTATAAACCCCATGACATGTCTCAAATATTTTCTGGTCAAGCATCTAGTATCAAAAATATAATTGAACAGCTAAAAGAAATTTATCCTTTGGGAGAAGATTTTGCTAACTTTTTTGACAGTTATAATACACTATCTGATGAAGCTCTTGAGGATAGATTTTATGAATTTATTATCAAAACAAAGTGTAAAGCTGAGAGTCATCAACTAATGATTAATGGAATTAGAAAAAATCACCATAAGGTAATAAGAATCTTCTAA